In Thermococcus stetteri, the following proteins share a genomic window:
- a CDS encoding YiiX/YebB-like N1pC/P60 family cysteine hydrolase, producing the protein MRKLGIIAMVLLLLGATIPSASAGNLMNYIWDTRTYQHPYPTDIRPGDLVYGHSPDLFNAIIPGYWIHVAIVAWYNDTIDDWMVIEAKIGKGIIISPLREFLSRYDVVALQRVKTTDEVRQKAVEFAYQQLGKPYNYDYFSKPKVYSDKYYCSQLVWAAYMVASNYQINLDENDGGWSWKYFYAVAPQEVYDDPMTYTIYYDKA; encoded by the coding sequence ATGAGAAAGCTTGGAATAATAGCCATGGTGCTCCTCCTTCTGGGGGCAACCATTCCAAGCGCCAGCGCCGGGAACCTTATGAACTACATCTGGGACACCAGAACCTACCAGCACCCGTACCCGACCGACATCAGACCGGGCGACCTCGTTTACGGCCACAGTCCGGATCTCTTCAACGCCATAATCCCAGGCTACTGGATACACGTTGCCATAGTCGCCTGGTACAACGACACCATTGACGACTGGATGGTTATAGAGGCCAAAATAGGAAAGGGCATCATCATCAGCCCGCTCAGGGAGTTCCTCAGCAGGTACGATGTCGTCGCCCTCCAGCGCGTTAAGACGACCGACGAGGTCAGACAGAAGGCAGTTGAGTTCGCCTACCAGCAGCTCGGCAAGCCCTACAACTACGACTACTTCAGCAAACCCAAGGTCTACTCCGACAAGTACTACTGCTCCCAGCTCGTTTGGGCCGCTTACATGGTCGCCAGCAACTACCAGATAAACCTCGACGAGAACGACGGCGGATGGAGCTGGAAGTACTTCTACGCTGTTGCTCCCCAGGAAGTCTACGACGACCCGATGACCTACACCATCTACTACGACAAGGCCTGA
- a CDS encoding YbjQ family protein — protein METVEGVMVVTTETIPGYRIVEVKGIARGGIVKATHLGRDIMALLRNIKGGEVKEYTQMMAEAREEALRRMALHAKELGANAVVNVRFATANVGSSVAEVYAYGTAVVVEEE, from the coding sequence ATGGAAACCGTTGAGGGTGTTATGGTTGTAACGACTGAAACGATTCCCGGCTACCGCATCGTCGAGGTCAAGGGCATAGCGAGGGGCGGCATAGTCAAGGCCACCCACCTCGGGAGGGACATAATGGCCCTTCTCAGAAACATCAAGGGCGGTGAGGTGAAGGAGTACACCCAGATGATGGCGGAGGCGAGGGAAGAGGCCCTAAGAAGGATGGCTCTCCATGCCAAAGAGCTCGGCGCCAATGCTGTCGTTAACGTCCGCTTCGCCACTGCAAACGTTGGTTCGAGCGTGGCCGAGGTCTACGCCTACGGAACCGCGGTGGTAGTTGAGGAGGAGTGA
- a CDS encoding YhfC family glutamic-type intramembrane protease: MYLPPFPLFGGLLAWATVYFLGFKKQKWAELILGAVAFILAMVVQNPIQQLPLLGIGIRSNADVIARGTAFTLGVALWVGFVAGFVQEGVKYFLVKDKSTKAALFIGLGFGLTEVLFIVIVPIITVVATGGKLDVPVLQALLSMIERYFAVLFHVGTAVYLAYASRNGFGGKGLLSMAVLHGFVDTLAAYGQLLFIENKILAMKFTLGLEVLFAIITIALLVYTLPLARVEEPEEEKVMW, encoded by the coding sequence ATGTACCTACCGCCGTTCCCTCTCTTCGGCGGGCTTCTGGCGTGGGCAACTGTCTACTTCCTCGGCTTCAAAAAGCAGAAGTGGGCCGAGCTGATACTCGGTGCGGTAGCGTTCATACTGGCGATGGTCGTCCAGAACCCGATTCAGCAGCTCCCTCTCCTCGGAATCGGCATAAGGAGCAACGCAGACGTTATTGCCAGAGGAACGGCCTTCACTCTCGGAGTTGCCCTCTGGGTTGGCTTTGTAGCGGGCTTCGTTCAGGAGGGTGTTAAGTACTTCCTCGTCAAGGACAAGAGCACCAAGGCGGCTCTATTCATCGGCCTCGGCTTCGGCCTAACGGAGGTTCTCTTTATAGTGATCGTACCAATCATTACGGTCGTGGCCACGGGAGGAAAGCTCGACGTCCCGGTTCTTCAGGCGCTTCTCTCGATGATAGAGCGCTACTTCGCGGTCCTCTTCCACGTCGGAACTGCCGTTTACCTCGCCTACGCCTCTAGAAACGGCTTTGGCGGGAAGGGGCTTCTCTCGATGGCAGTCCTGCACGGCTTCGTTGACACGCTCGCGGCCTATGGTCAGCTCCTCTTCATAGAGAACAAGATATTAGCAATGAAGTTCACCCTCGGCCTGGAGGTCCTCTTTGCAATCATCACGATAGCTCTGCTCGTCTACACACTGCCACTCGCCAGGGTTGAGGAACCTGAGGAAGAGAAGGTAATGTGGTGA
- a CDS encoding PadR family transcriptional regulator, whose translation MLGKSEEKALKKLRKELRSGLYSFLVLSILDREGELHGYAIRKRLEELSGGKLVPSEGALYDILKSLKKLGLLEDSWAEAGGRPRKYYSITEIGRRVLERLREEVRVIESVLEKLEV comes from the coding sequence TTGCTAGGAAAGAGCGAGGAAAAGGCCCTCAAGAAGCTCAGAAAGGAGCTACGCTCCGGTCTCTACTCCTTTTTAGTTCTCTCCATCTTAGATAGGGAGGGTGAGCTCCACGGCTACGCGATAAGGAAGAGGCTTGAGGAGCTGAGCGGCGGAAAGTTAGTACCAAGTGAGGGGGCTCTGTACGACATCCTCAAGAGCCTCAAGAAGCTCGGCCTTCTCGAGGATTCATGGGCAGAAGCGGGCGGAAGGCCGAGGAAGTACTACTCGATCACAGAGATTGGGAGAAGAGTCCTCGAAAGGCTCAGAGAAGAGGTTAGGGTTATCGAATCAGTCCTTGAAAAGCTGGAGGTGTGA
- a CDS encoding SdpI family protein, whose amino-acid sequence MGELVFEILISVVLFLSGLLTFAFRNKRNYFIGFRIGYTYMSDRAWRETNTFAGLFIMVFSVLLLGLALAGIGILAFILIMLAGVVFLAVAGFRIAKRAYEEEELSTEAPEKPVEKIEIKVKPYLIAQILGLAAYLVLAALLWNKLPERVAIHFSASGEPDSFATKTIGVIMFPLVAYPLFPVMTYFLKEPAFAPLLRFSEKGWKAFAELTTVMALWLVLIDSIVLLYNVSYIPSSWIGYSVWAFLAVIFGMIFRLLWVRGEGT is encoded by the coding sequence ATGGGAGAACTGGTCTTTGAAATCCTGATATCCGTCGTTCTGTTCCTCTCGGGCCTGCTGACTTTCGCCTTCAGGAACAAGAGGAACTACTTCATCGGCTTCAGGATCGGCTACACCTACATGTCGGACAGGGCCTGGAGAGAGACCAACACCTTCGCCGGGCTCTTCATAATGGTCTTCTCAGTTCTACTGCTCGGGCTTGCGCTTGCAGGCATTGGGATTCTCGCCTTCATACTAATAATGCTCGCTGGGGTCGTCTTCCTCGCGGTGGCAGGCTTCAGAATAGCCAAGAGGGCCTACGAAGAGGAGGAGCTCTCAACGGAAGCTCCTGAAAAACCTGTCGAGAAGATAGAAATCAAGGTCAAGCCCTACCTCATTGCTCAGATACTCGGGCTGGCCGCTTACCTCGTCCTCGCGGCCCTTCTCTGGAATAAACTCCCTGAGAGGGTTGCGATCCATTTCAGCGCTTCCGGAGAGCCGGACAGCTTCGCCACAAAGACCATAGGTGTCATCATGTTCCCGCTGGTGGCCTACCCGCTTTTCCCTGTGATGACTTACTTCCTCAAAGAGCCTGCCTTCGCACCGCTCCTCAGGTTCAGCGAAAAGGGGTGGAAGGCCTTCGCGGAACTCACGACGGTCATGGCCCTCTGGCTGGTGCTCATTGATTCCATAGTGCTACTCTACAACGTCAGCTACATCCCATCGAGCTGGATAGGCTACTCGGTCTGGGCGTTCCTGGCGGTTATATTCGGGATGATTTTCAGGCTTCTGTGGGTGAGGGGGGAGGGGACTTGA
- a CDS encoding sigma-70 region 4 domain-containing protein, giving the protein MLKLPEGMERIWLLRARGMREVEIAEALGISRQAVNKALKDARVKLFEAFFSIAETFSWEVVRVNAEKGFAVFSGEVLGKRVRVYAFYLSGKGIRAFFGDDVPDYILQHAVEVGIIKKPEKERLIRSIES; this is encoded by the coding sequence ATGCTCAAGCTCCCTGAAGGAATGGAGAGGATCTGGCTCTTGAGAGCTAGGGGCATGCGAGAAGTTGAGATAGCTGAGGCCCTCGGAATCTCAAGGCAGGCTGTAAATAAGGCCTTGAAAGACGCCAGGGTAAAGCTCTTCGAGGCCTTCTTCTCAATAGCCGAGACCTTCTCGTGGGAGGTCGTGAGGGTCAACGCCGAGAAGGGCTTCGCCGTCTTCTCCGGAGAGGTCCTCGGAAAGCGGGTGAGGGTTTATGCTTTCTACCTGTCGGGAAAGGGGATTAGAGCTTTCTTTGGTGACGACGTTCCCGACTACATCCTCCAGCACGCCGTGGAGGTTGGGATAATCAAAAAGCCAGAAAAGGAGAGGCTGATAAGGTCGATTGAGAGCTAG
- a CDS encoding nitrilase, with protein sequence MKVAYVQMKPVFLEPELNYSKAEELIREAADKEAKLIVLPELFDTGYNFRSREEVEEVAGQIPDGPTTEFLVELAKELEVFIVAGTAEKDEKGNLYNSAVVVGPVGWGYIGKYRKVHLFNREKLFFKPGNLGFHVFNIGIAKVGVMICFDWFFPESARTLALKGADIIAHPSNLVMPYAPRAMPIRALENRVYTITANRIGEEFGLRFIGKSTIASPKAEVLAMGSEDKEEVGVVEIDLSLARDKRINEMNDIFKDRRPQYYTL encoded by the coding sequence ATGAAAGTCGCCTACGTCCAGATGAAGCCAGTCTTTCTCGAGCCGGAGCTCAACTACTCCAAGGCTGAGGAGCTGATAAGGGAGGCCGCTGATAAGGAGGCCAAGCTCATAGTCCTGCCAGAGCTGTTCGACACCGGCTACAACTTCAGGAGCCGGGAGGAGGTGGAGGAGGTCGCGGGCCAAATCCCAGACGGCCCGACGACGGAGTTCTTGGTCGAGCTCGCGAAAGAGCTTGAGGTCTTCATAGTGGCGGGAACGGCCGAGAAGGACGAGAAGGGCAACCTCTACAACTCCGCGGTTGTAGTCGGCCCGGTCGGCTGGGGCTACATTGGGAAGTACCGGAAGGTGCACCTCTTCAACAGGGAGAAGCTCTTCTTCAAGCCCGGAAACCTCGGATTCCACGTCTTCAACATCGGCATAGCGAAGGTCGGCGTCATGATATGCTTCGACTGGTTCTTCCCCGAGAGCGCGAGGACGCTCGCCCTCAAGGGCGCTGACATCATAGCCCACCCGAGCAACCTCGTCATGCCCTACGCCCCGAGGGCCATGCCGATAAGGGCCCTTGAGAATCGCGTTTACACGATAACCGCCAACAGGATCGGGGAGGAGTTCGGGCTGAGGTTCATAGGGAAGAGCACGATAGCCTCGCCGAAGGCTGAAGTTTTAGCTATGGGAAGCGAGGATAAGGAGGAAGTCGGAGTAGTGGAGATAGACCTCTCGCTGGCGAGGGACAAGAGGATAAACGAGATGAACGACATCTTCAAGGACAGGAGGCCACAGTACTACACACTGTAA